The following are encoded together in the Cyanobacterium aponinum PCC 10605 genome:
- a CDS encoding ROK family protein → MQPEVIGVDLGGTAIKLGRFTQDGSCLESVTIPTPQPATPKAVIDAIASMVKQLNSQNQAIAIGVGTPGPTDTQGRIALVAINLTGWENVPLADELEAKTGLKTTIANDANCAGLGEAWLGAGKNYHNSILLTLGTGVGGAIIINDKLFTGHLGAAGELGLITLNPDGPPCNSGNRGSLEQYVSATAIIRETGKNPAELATLAEQNDSTALMFWHNYGKQLGAGLASLIYILTPEVVIIGGGVSAGAKYFLSSTQKEIEKRVLPSSRINLKITVAQLGNQAGMVGAAKLAWDKGKIKN, encoded by the coding sequence ATGCAACCAGAAGTTATTGGCGTTGATTTAGGTGGTACTGCGATAAAATTAGGTCGCTTCACTCAAGATGGTAGTTGTTTGGAATCCGTTACCATTCCTACTCCCCAACCTGCCACTCCCAAAGCGGTAATAGATGCGATCGCATCTATGGTTAAACAATTAAATAGCCAAAACCAAGCCATAGCCATAGGTGTAGGAACTCCCGGACCTACTGATACTCAAGGCAGAATCGCCCTTGTTGCCATTAATTTAACAGGATGGGAAAATGTACCCCTAGCCGATGAATTAGAAGCAAAAACAGGCTTAAAAACCACCATTGCCAATGATGCCAACTGTGCCGGATTAGGGGAAGCGTGGTTAGGTGCAGGAAAAAATTATCATAACTCCATTCTCTTGACATTAGGTACAGGAGTTGGAGGAGCAATTATTATCAACGACAAACTATTTACAGGGCATTTAGGAGCGGCGGGAGAGCTAGGATTAATCACCCTTAATCCTGATGGCCCCCCCTGCAATAGTGGTAATCGAGGCTCATTAGAGCAGTATGTTTCAGCTACAGCAATCATTCGTGAAACAGGAAAAAACCCGGCAGAGTTAGCAACCCTTGCCGAACAAAACGACTCTACCGCCTTGATGTTTTGGCACAATTATGGGAAACAATTAGGGGCAGGATTAGCCAGTTTAATTTATATCCTTACTCCCGAAGTTGTTATTATTGGGGGAGGAGTTTCGGCTGGTGCAAAATACTTTCTCTCTTCCACACAAAAAGAAATCGAAAAAAGAGTCTTACCCAGTTCTCGTATTAACCTAAAAATAACAGTTGCTCAATTAGGAAATCAAGCGGGAATGGTGGGAGCGGCAAAATTAGCATGGGACAAAGGAAAAATTAAGAATTAA
- the rdgB gene encoding RdgB/HAM1 family non-canonical purine NTP pyrophosphatase, with the protein MKKLVVATSNAGKLKEMEKHLSDFGVELALKPPEFDVEETGVTFGENARLKASQTAKTLGEWSIADDSGLEVMALNGQPGIYSARYGKTDQERIARLLRELAPFEDRSAQFVCAIAVSNPQGEIVIETEGVCLGQILTEIQGEGGFGYDPVFYVPEVGQTFAQMPSELKQKLSHRGKAFANLQPLLKSLIESEGK; encoded by the coding sequence ATGAAAAAATTAGTCGTTGCTACCAGTAATGCAGGCAAACTAAAGGAGATGGAAAAACATTTATCAGATTTTGGGGTGGAATTGGCTCTCAAACCCCCAGAATTTGATGTGGAAGAAACGGGGGTTACTTTTGGGGAAAATGCTCGTTTGAAGGCTTCACAGACTGCTAAAACCCTCGGAGAATGGTCGATCGCAGATGATTCAGGACTAGAAGTAATGGCGTTAAATGGACAACCGGGTATTTATTCGGCTCGTTATGGTAAAACCGATCAAGAGCGTATTGCAAGGCTATTGAGAGAGTTAGCACCCTTTGAAGATAGATCCGCTCAGTTTGTATGTGCGATCGCAGTTTCTAATCCTCAAGGGGAAATCGTCATTGAGACAGAGGGGGTTTGTTTGGGGCAAATATTGACAGAAATTCAAGGGGAAGGGGGTTTTGGTTATGATCCCGTGTTTTACGTGCCTGAAGTGGGTCAAACCTTTGCTCAAATGCCTTCTGAGTTGAAACAAAAATTAAGCCATCGTGGCAAAGCATTTGCTAATTTACAACCATTATTAAAATCTTTGATTGAATCAGAGGGAAAATAA
- a CDS encoding inositol monophosphatase family protein has protein sequence MELVLLAKFPELKFFGEEYAKSYNTKYFRGTNLEDDEELLITLDPIDGTRAYLDNLSCFSIILNIIKNKQYEAVFVLQPKRKHYFYALKGKGAFIGAIDDDLELAKPLKLKSLNSNKIYLSFALTSLKTKFEPIFDTWCSATDYNPPENIPDYLDLINGDLAGFVIDKGNLIDSASLAFVAREAGAIPKGSATQHASHFDGSDFQPFRNINQMKIDGLVIAFNREIHQQILAIVNQ, from the coding sequence ATTGAATTAGTTTTATTAGCAAAATTTCCTGAGTTGAAATTTTTTGGTGAGGAATATGCAAAATCCTACAATACTAAATATTTTCGAGGAACAAATTTAGAGGATGATGAGGAATTATTAATTACTTTAGATCCCATTGATGGCACTAGGGCTTATTTAGATAATTTATCTTGTTTTTCTATCATTTTAAATATTATTAAAAATAAACAATATGAGGCAGTATTTGTTTTACAACCTAAACGAAAACATTACTTTTATGCCCTAAAAGGAAAAGGTGCTTTTATTGGTGCTATTGATGATGATTTGGAGTTGGCAAAGCCTTTAAAATTAAAATCTCTAAATTCCAACAAAATTTATTTAAGTTTTGCTTTAACCTCTTTAAAGACGAAATTCGAGCCTATATTTGATACTTGGTGCAGTGCCACAGACTATAACCCTCCTGAAAATATACCTGATTATTTAGATTTAATTAACGGTGATTTAGCTGGTTTTGTTATTGATAAAGGTAATCTAATTGATAGTGCTAGTTTAGCTTTTGTGGCAAGGGAAGCAGGAGCGATCCCGAAGGGATCTGCTACGCAGCACGCATCTCATTTTGATGGTAGTGATTTTCAACCTTTTAGAAATATTAATCAGATGAAAATAGATGGTTTAGTAATAGCTTTTAATCGGGAAATTCATCAACAAATATTGGCAATAGTTAACCAATAA